The genome window CCCGCTTTATCGAAGCCATGGACGATGATTTTAATTCAGCGCAAGCTATCGGCATTATATTTGATTCCGTCAAAAAAATAAACCGGATGCTCAACAATAATGATATTTCTTCAAAAACCATGCAGATAATAAAAACAGGATATGGAGATATTTTAAGGACAGGCGGCATCCTTGGAATTTTGACTGAGCCGCCGGACGTTTATTTTGCAGGAAAAAAATCCACCGGGATTGAGAAAGGCGCCATTGATCCTGATTTAATCGATAAAATGGTTCTGGAAAGGAGCGCGGCCCGCACAAACAAGGACTGGGCCCGGGCTGATCAGATCAGGCAGGAGCTGCTGGATATGAATATTATTATTGAGGACAGTACTGAAGGAACTGTGTGGAAAATTGGGTGAATATTTTATAATAAGGGGAGGCAATGAGTCCAACCATATTTTATGAAAAAAGTTTCCGGTTTTTTTTCTTTTCCCGTGAAGAACCTCGCATGCACGTCCATGTTTATTGTGGAGATGGAGAGGCAAAGTTTTGGTTGAAGCCGGAAATTGAATTGGCGAAGAATTTTCAATTGTCACGTTTAAAAATCAAAAAAATAG of Desulfosarcina sp. BuS5 contains these proteins:
- a CDS encoding DUF4160 domain-containing protein, which encodes MHVHVYCGDGEAKFWLKPEIELAKNFQLSRLKIKKIEKIIEAHYDELTIAWSKHFGSGSN